The following proteins come from a genomic window of Malus sylvestris chromosome 4, drMalSylv7.2, whole genome shotgun sequence:
- the LOC126618088 gene encoding uncharacterized protein LOC126618088: MANLAKLDFAALDITGKNYLTWVLDTKIHLEAANLGDTIKEESRSSSQDRAKAMIFIRRRLDEALKSEYLTVEDPLALWNALRSRYNHQTTVILPKARYDWTHLRIQDFKSVAEYNSALFRITSQMKLCGDTITEEILLEKTFSTFHASNMVLQQQYRARGFTENNQLISVLPVAEQNNELLMKNHNSRPTGSAPFPEVNVASLERNTISSRGNNYKRGRGHKQGRWKGKSKNHGVQSQPGSKV; encoded by the coding sequence atggcaaacttggcaaagcttgattttgctgccctggacattactggaaagaattaccttacatgggtactggataccaagatccatctggaagcagcaaatcttggagataccatcaaGGAAGAGAGCAGAtcatcctctcaagatcgggcaaaggccatgatttttattcgtcgtcgtcttgatgaggcactaaagagcgagtacttaacggttgaagatccgttagcCCTTTGGAATGCCTTGAGAagcagatacaatcaccagacaacggtgattcttccaaaagctcgctatgactggactcacctaaggatccaggatttcaaatcagtggctgagtacaattcggcgttgttcagaattacctctcagatgaaACTCTGTGGGGATACTATCACTGAGGAGATATtattggaaaagactttcagcacattccaCGCCTCTAACATGGTACTGCAACAACAGTATAGAGCGCGAGGCTTCACTGAAaacaaccagctgatatctgtgctcccggtagctgaacagaacaatgagcttctcatgaaaaaccataattcccgacctactggatcagcaccgttcccagaagtgaatgttgCTTCCCTTGAAAGGAATACCATATCCTCCCgtggcaataattacaaacgaggaCGTGGCCACAAGCAAGGTCGGTGGAAAGGGAAaagcaagaaccatggtgtccagtcacaaccaggttccaaggTATAA